The genomic region TAATTTCTTGGTGCTGCTGAAATCTCCGGACTGGAGGCGGTAGAAATATACCCCCTGGACCTGTTGCGATGAATTCCAGTTCAGGCTGTGGGTCCCGGCCGGCTGCCAGCCCAGGTCGAACTTCTGCACGGTCTGGCCCAGCATGTTGTATATCTCCATGGTGGTCTGGCCGCCCCTGGGCAGCTGGTAACTGATGGTGATCTGGCCCTTGGCCGGGTTGGGATATGAGTTGCCCAGCACGAAAGCCTCCGGTATCAGGCCGGCCTGGGGCTGGCCCTCCACTCCGGTGGGAACGGCTACGAACATGCTGCAGGCCATGGCGGCCGAGCCGGCCGGGATGGCCCGGATGGCGGTCATGGTGTGGGCCCCGCCGGTGGTGGAAGTGGTGCCGTTGAGGTAGGTGACCGGATAGGCTGTCCCGTTGCTGTCAAAAGCCGTCTGGGTGCTGCTCATCCAGATGTCGGCGGCGTCACCGTTATTGGTGCCGTTCCAGAGTTCAGAGGAGTAACCTGCCGAAGTCATGTCGGTCTCCTCCAGTGCCACGCCGTAAGGGCGCGCCGCTCCGGTGCTGGTGTATTTATTGTTGACAGAATTGGTGGAATAATAGGTGGTGGAGGTATAGGTGCTGTCTATGTGATAGACGGCCAGGCCGCCCGGAGAAGTTGACAGCAGCAGGGAATCCCAGCGGACGCTGCTGACCGGACCGGCTCCCAGTTCGTAGCGGTTCTCAATCAGCCAGAATTGTTTGGTGGTGTCAGAACCGAGCCTGGCCAGCTTGTAGCTGCTTCCAGATGCCGTGGCCATGATGCCGTTGACCGTATAAAGATTATCATTGGTGACCAGGGTGGGGCTGGCCCAGCCCAGGAAGCGCCGGGCCCAGACATCCAGGGCAGTCGGCCGGGCGTTGGTGTTGCCGTTGCCGCCCCAGGACCCGCCGGCCATCAAAGACCAGTTTCCCAGACCGTAACCGGAACCGTAGCCGTAGTAATCCGTATCATATAGATCCGGCAGCCCTATGGCATGCCCGAACTCGTGACAGTAGACCCCGCAGCCGATCATCTCGGTGGTGGTGTTGTTGCCGTCGGCGTAGTTGGTCCGTTCCGGGTTGATGATGTAGTCGTCAATGCGGACCGGGTTGCCGGTGAAGGGACTGATATCGTTGGTAGTGTAATAGGTGGCCCCTCCGCCAAAACCTGACAGATAAAAACTGTGGGACCAGATGTTGGCGGCGCCCTCTTCGGCCCCCTTGCCGGCATGGGTCACCCACAATACGTCCACATAACCGTCATGGTCCCGGTCATAGCTGGAATCGGCAAAACTCACGAACGAATCGGCATGCACCAGTACCTTTCGGATGAATTCGTAGGTATTGGCGGTAGTGCCGCCACTCATTCCGTAATTAGTGCCGTTGGTATAATAAGCCACCGTATTATTGCTGTTCCGCCAGTTGTCAACCTGACCCGAACAGCTCATGGCATTGTAGGACATGTCGCGGTAGTAGTTGTTGACCGATTTATTGTTGGTCCCGGTGTTGAACAACATGCCCTGGAACTCGGCCTGGGTGTTGGTGGCCGCCAGGTCGGTGAAATAGCCCATCACCACCGGGTACTTGCGGCTGCCGGAGACCTTGG from bacterium harbors:
- a CDS encoding M6 family metalloprotease domain-containing protein; the protein is MKLKNIIVALCLLAVAAVSFAMPPFQGIQEPEALKVMRLQGMDSPQRGLERELSLKSKAAKVSGSRKYPVVMGYFTDLAATNTQAEFQGMLFNTGTNNKSVNNYYRDMSYNAMSCSGQVDNWRNSNNTVAYYTNGTNYGMSGGTTANTYEFIRKVLVHADSFVSFADSSYDRDHDGYVDVLWVTHAGKGAEEGAANIWSHSFYLSGFGGGATYYTTNDISPFTGNPVRIDDYIINPERTNYADGNNTTTEMIGCGVYCHEFGHAIGLPDLYDTDYYGYGSGYGLGNWSLMAGGSWGGNGNTNARPTALDVWARRFLGWASPTLVTNDNLYTVNGIMATASGSSYKLARLGSDTTKQFWLIENRYELGAGPVSSVRWDSLLLSTSPGGLAVYHIDSTYTSTTYYSTNSVNNKYTSTGAARPYGVALEETDMTSAGYSSELWNGTNNGDAADIWMSSTQTAFDSNGTAYPVTYLNGTTSTTGGAHTMTAIRAIPAGSAAMACSMFVAVPTGVEGQPQAGLIPEAFVLGNSYPNPAKGQITISYQLPRGGQTTMEIYNMLGQTVQKFDLGWQPAGTHSLNWNSSQQVQGVYFYRLQSGDFSSTKKLVLVK